The following proteins are co-located in the Microbacterium sp. Clip185 genome:
- the priA gene encoding bifunctional 1-(5-phosphoribosyl)-5-((5-phosphoribosylamino)methylideneamino)imidazole-4-carboxamide isomerase/phosphoribosylanthranilate isomerase PriA, which translates to MNDFASTPELILLPAVDVADGKAVRLTQGEAGSETSYGDPVDAAVEWARQGAQWIHLVDLDAAFGRGSNAAVMRRVIKQVKGVQVELSGGIRDDESLDAALESGAARINLGTAALENPEWAADVIGRYGEAVAVGLDVRGTTLAARGWTREGGDLWAVLDRLEDAGCSRYVVTDVTKDGTLRGPNVELLREVTARTPKPVVASGGISSLDDIAALRELVPLGVEGAIVGKALYAGAFTLAEALDVAGR; encoded by the coding sequence ATGAACGATTTCGCGTCCACCCCTGAACTCATCCTTCTGCCGGCGGTCGATGTCGCCGACGGGAAGGCCGTCCGCCTCACCCAGGGTGAGGCCGGTAGCGAGACCAGCTACGGCGACCCGGTCGATGCCGCCGTGGAATGGGCCAGGCAGGGTGCGCAGTGGATCCACCTGGTGGATCTTGACGCCGCCTTCGGCCGCGGCAGCAACGCGGCCGTGATGCGTCGGGTCATCAAGCAGGTGAAGGGCGTCCAGGTCGAGCTGTCGGGCGGGATCCGTGACGACGAGAGCCTCGACGCCGCCCTCGAGTCGGGGGCTGCGCGCATCAACCTCGGCACGGCTGCGTTGGAGAACCCCGAGTGGGCGGCCGACGTCATCGGCCGCTACGGCGAGGCCGTCGCCGTCGGCCTCGATGTGCGCGGCACGACGCTCGCCGCGCGTGGTTGGACCCGCGAGGGCGGCGACCTCTGGGCCGTGCTCGACCGTCTGGAGGATGCCGGCTGCAGCCGCTACGTCGTGACCGACGTCACGAAGGACGGCACACTGCGCGGCCCCAACGTGGAACTGCTGCGCGAGGTCACCGCACGCACCCCCAAGCCGGTCGTCGCATCGGGTGGGATCTCGAGCCTCGACGACATCGCCGCGCTCCGCGAGCTGGTGCCGCTGGGTGTCGAGGGTGCCATCGTGGGCAAGGCCCTCTACGCCGGCGCATTCACGCTGGCCGAGGCGCTGGATGTCGCAGGACGCTGA
- the lexA gene encoding transcriptional repressor LexA, with translation MATNQKPQTRRRKSLSDKQLAILEVIQHSIARHGYPPSMREIGDAVGLKSLSSVTHQLNQLELSGYLRRDPGKTRAMEVLIDLPGTAAENPADAAPAVGDAALVPLVGRIAAGVPITADQHVEEIFPLPRQLVGKGDLFMLKVSGDSMIDAAICDGDWVVVRSQPTAENGDIVAAMLDGEATVKTFRRRDGHVWLLPRNTAFEPILGDDAVVLGKVVALMRAV, from the coding sequence ATGGCCACCAACCAGAAGCCGCAGACCCGCCGGCGCAAGAGCCTCAGCGACAAGCAGCTCGCGATCCTCGAGGTCATCCAGCACTCGATCGCGCGCCACGGCTACCCGCCGAGCATGCGTGAGATCGGCGACGCGGTGGGACTGAAGTCGCTCTCGAGCGTCACGCACCAGCTAAACCAGCTCGAGCTCTCCGGCTATCTCCGCCGCGACCCCGGCAAGACGCGCGCCATGGAGGTCCTGATCGATCTGCCGGGCACCGCCGCGGAGAACCCGGCCGACGCGGCACCCGCCGTGGGCGACGCGGCTCTCGTCCCGCTCGTGGGGCGGATCGCGGCGGGTGTGCCGATCACCGCCGACCAGCACGTCGAGGAGATCTTCCCGTTGCCCCGGCAGCTCGTGGGCAAGGGAGACCTGTTCATGCTGAAGGTGTCGGGAGACTCGATGATCGACGCGGCGATCTGCGACGGCGACTGGGTCGTGGTCCGTTCGCAGCCGACGGCCGAGAACGGCGACATCGTCGCCGCGATGCTCGACGGAGAGGCGACGGTCAAGACCTTCCGGCGCCGCGACGGACACGTGTGGCTGCTGCCGCGCAACACGGCCTTCGAGCCGATCCTCGGCGACGATGCCGTCGTCCTCGGCAAAGTCGTCGCTCTGATGCGCGCGGTCTGA
- the hisH gene encoding imidazole glycerol phosphate synthase subunit HisH, with the protein MSDAPLVAVLDYGSGNVHSAVKALAAAGADARLTADRGLIQDADGLLVPGVGAFRAVAEALRASKGDELIGRRLAGGRAVLGICVGMQVLFEHGVERGDATDGLGEWPGAVTELDAPVLPHMGWNTVSPDPGSRLFAGLEDERFYFVHSFAAQQWTMPPQAPFAEPMLTWTTHGSPFLAAVENGPLSATQFHPEKSGAAGIRLLANWISTLRPQ; encoded by the coding sequence ATGAGCGACGCGCCGCTGGTAGCCGTCCTCGACTACGGATCGGGCAATGTCCACTCCGCCGTCAAGGCGCTGGCCGCAGCCGGCGCCGACGCACGGCTGACTGCCGACCGCGGTCTCATTCAGGATGCGGATGGCCTGCTCGTTCCGGGTGTGGGAGCGTTCCGAGCGGTGGCAGAGGCTCTGCGCGCCAGCAAGGGCGATGAGCTCATCGGCCGGCGGCTGGCCGGTGGACGCGCGGTGCTGGGCATCTGCGTCGGGATGCAGGTGCTCTTCGAGCACGGCGTCGAGCGTGGTGACGCGACCGACGGTCTGGGGGAGTGGCCAGGCGCCGTGACCGAGCTCGACGCGCCCGTGCTGCCGCACATGGGCTGGAACACGGTCTCGCCGGACCCCGGCTCGCGCCTGTTCGCGGGTCTCGAGGACGAGCGCTTCTACTTCGTGCACTCCTTCGCGGCGCAGCAGTGGACGATGCCCCCTCAGGCCCCGTTCGCCGAGCCGATGCTGACATGGACCACGCACGGCTCCCCGTTCCTGGCCGCGGTGGAGAACGGACCGCTCAGCGCCACCCAGTTCCACCCCGAGAAGTCGGGGGCTGCGGGCATCCGCCTGCTCGCCAATTGGATCAGCACGCTGCGACCCCAGTAG
- the rplT gene encoding 50S ribosomal protein L20 produces MARVKRAVNAHKKRRVILERASGYRGQRSRLYRKAKEQVTHSLVYAYRDRRKRKGDFRRLWIQRINAAARQNGITYNRFIQGLGLAGVQVDRRILAELAVNEPATFASLVATAKAALPTDVNAAKASA; encoded by the coding sequence ATGGCTAGAGTCAAGCGGGCAGTAAACGCCCACAAGAAGCGTCGCGTCATCCTCGAGCGCGCCTCCGGTTACCGTGGTCAGCGTTCGCGCCTGTACCGCAAGGCCAAGGAGCAGGTCACCCACTCGCTGGTCTACGCGTACCGTGACCGTCGCAAGCGCAAGGGCGACTTCCGCCGCCTCTGGATCCAGCGCATCAACGCCGCTGCCCGCCAGAACGGCATCACGTACAACCGCTTCATCCAGGGCCTCGGCCTCGCGGGTGTGCAGGTCGACCGCCGCATCCTGGCCGAGCTCGCCGTGAACGAGCCCGCCACGTTCGCGTCGCTCGTGGCGACGGCGAAGGCGGCTCTGCCGACCGACGTCAACGCCGCCAAGGCCTCGGCGTAA
- a CDS encoding DUF1844 domain-containing protein, whose protein sequence is MDAQARANQERWERQEAAANAASRDIADVPAVEVITTTAVHLLSAAAVKVGLADDPDTQTDLDEARKLINALAGLITAGAPEISDMHARSLRDGLRSVQLAFREASMIPDPIGKGPGEKWTGPVT, encoded by the coding sequence ATCGACGCGCAGGCACGCGCCAATCAGGAGCGCTGGGAGCGTCAGGAGGCCGCGGCCAATGCCGCATCCCGCGACATCGCAGACGTGCCCGCGGTGGAGGTCATCACCACGACCGCCGTGCACCTGCTCAGCGCCGCAGCCGTCAAGGTGGGTCTCGCCGACGACCCCGACACCCAGACCGACCTCGATGAGGCGCGCAAACTCATCAACGCCCTCGCGGGTCTCATCACGGCGGGCGCACCCGAGATCAGCGACATGCACGCGCGGTCGCTGCGCGACGGCCTGCGCTCGGTGCAACTCGCGTTCCGTGAGGCATCGATGATCCCCGACCCGATCGGCAAGGGGCCGGGCGAGAAGTGGACCGGCCCCGTCACCTGA
- a CDS encoding TrmH family RNA methyltransferase — protein sequence MLENPRSPRVRAVAKLAKRAARDETGLFLLEGPQAVREALAFRPESIVELFATPTALERHQDLRDAAAEAGLEIEYTAEPVLEAMADTVTPQGIVAVARQFPTSLRDVLAAGPRLLAICEEVRDPGNLGTIIRAADAAGADAVVLTGRTVDPYNPKVVRATTGSLFHIALARAGELETAVTAIRGAGLRVVAADVKGDDLLEARAAGLLAQPTAWLFGNEARGLEDAALELADAALRLPIYGSAESLNLATAASVCLYESAFAQRS from the coding sequence GTGCTGGAGAATCCCCGATCCCCACGCGTTCGCGCCGTCGCCAAACTCGCCAAGCGGGCTGCCCGCGACGAGACGGGCCTATTCCTTCTCGAGGGCCCCCAGGCGGTGCGCGAGGCCCTCGCCTTCCGACCCGAGAGCATCGTCGAGCTGTTCGCGACCCCGACCGCTCTCGAGCGACACCAGGATCTGCGCGATGCTGCGGCCGAGGCTGGGCTCGAGATCGAGTACACGGCCGAACCGGTGCTCGAGGCGATGGCCGACACGGTCACGCCGCAGGGGATCGTAGCCGTCGCCCGCCAGTTCCCGACGTCGCTGCGCGATGTCCTGGCCGCCGGCCCCCGCCTGCTCGCGATCTGCGAGGAGGTGCGCGACCCGGGCAACCTCGGCACAATCATCCGTGCCGCGGATGCGGCGGGTGCCGATGCGGTGGTGCTGACCGGCCGCACGGTCGACCCCTACAACCCGAAGGTCGTGCGCGCGACCACGGGATCGCTCTTCCACATCGCCCTCGCGCGCGCCGGCGAGCTCGAGACCGCCGTGACCGCCATCCGCGGGGCGGGGCTGCGCGTGGTCGCCGCCGATGTCAAGGGCGACGACCTGCTCGAGGCGCGGGCTGCGGGCCTGCTCGCGCAGCCGACGGCATGGCTGTTCGGCAATGAGGCCCGCGGGCTGGAGGACGCGGCGCTCGAGCTCGCGGATGCGGCGCTGCGCCTGCCGATCTACGGCAGCGCGGAGTCCCTCAACCTCGCCACGGCCGCGAGCGTGTGCCTTTACGAGTCCGCCTTCGCACAGCGCAGCTGA
- a CDS encoding LysM peptidoglycan-binding domain-containing protein has product MSTIEFAAPVATRLRLTARGRRVLAWLVALPIVAALAVGVISGGSALASREPGADAGSFEMVTVMAGESLWSIAEEVAPQDDPRDVVDAIMRLNTLPGAQVSAGQRLAIPAEYTSGE; this is encoded by the coding sequence ATGAGCACGATCGAGTTCGCCGCACCCGTCGCCACCCGCCTGCGTCTGACCGCACGCGGCCGTCGGGTGCTCGCCTGGCTCGTCGCTCTGCCCATCGTCGCGGCGCTCGCCGTCGGTGTGATCAGCGGCGGATCCGCGCTCGCCTCTCGCGAGCCCGGGGCGGACGCCGGCTCGTTCGAGATGGTGACCGTGATGGCGGGGGAGTCGTTGTGGTCGATCGCGGAGGAGGTCGCCCCCCAGGACGACCCGCGCGACGTCGTCGACGCGATCATGCGGCTCAACACGCTGCCGGGTGCGCAGGTGAGCGCCGGTCAGCGATTGGCGATCCCCGCGGAGTACACCTCGGGCGAGTGA
- a CDS encoding glutamate ABC transporter substrate-binding protein produces the protein MRTTRLTALLGLAAVATLGLTACNSGSPAPGGAAGGSEGTDESSVWFETASDVSLEGSPTFDRITERGGVIVGVKEDQPGLGFLDVTTNERTGFDIDIARWIAASLGYGEEDITFQPIASANREQAIVNGDIDYYVGTYSITDKRKEQIDFAGPYFITGQGLLVASDSDIASEADLGPDTNVCSATGSTPIQNIKANFPGVPTTEFDVYSACVEALLNGQVDAVTTDQAILIGYAALYPDELKVVGEPFSEERYGVGLEKGDTVLLEHINEMFTDGGDIWQAIFDKNLGASGITVEQPAVDAAS, from the coding sequence ATGCGCACCACACGACTGACCGCCCTTCTGGGACTCGCGGCCGTCGCGACCCTCGGCCTCACGGCCTGCAACAGCGGATCACCGGCCCCGGGCGGCGCTGCCGGCGGCTCCGAGGGAACCGACGAGAGCTCGGTCTGGTTCGAGACCGCGAGCGACGTCTCGCTCGAGGGCAGCCCCACCTTCGACCGCATCACCGAGCGCGGTGGAGTGATCGTCGGCGTCAAGGAGGACCAGCCAGGACTCGGCTTCCTGGACGTCACGACCAACGAGCGCACCGGGTTCGACATCGACATCGCCCGCTGGATCGCCGCATCCCTCGGCTACGGCGAGGAGGACATCACCTTCCAGCCCATCGCCTCCGCGAACCGCGAGCAGGCGATCGTGAACGGCGACATCGACTACTACGTCGGCACCTACTCGATCACGGACAAGCGCAAGGAGCAGATCGACTTCGCCGGCCCCTACTTCATCACGGGCCAGGGCCTGCTGGTCGCCAGCGACAGCGACATCGCCAGTGAGGCGGACCTCGGCCCCGACACCAACGTGTGCTCCGCCACCGGTTCCACCCCGATCCAGAACATCAAGGCGAACTTCCCCGGGGTGCCCACGACCGAGTTCGACGTCTACTCGGCCTGCGTCGAGGCGTTGCTGAACGGCCAGGTGGATGCGGTCACGACCGACCAGGCCATCCTGATCGGCTACGCGGCCCTGTACCCCGACGAGCTCAAGGTCGTCGGCGAGCCCTTCAGCGAGGAGCGCTACGGCGTCGGCCTCGAGAAGGGCGACACCGTCCTGCTCGAGCACATCAACGAGATGTTCACCGACGGCGGCGACATCTGGCAGGCCATCTTCGACAAGAACCTCGGTGCGTCCGGGATCACCGTCGAGCAGCCCGCGGTCGACGCAGCCAGCTGA
- a CDS encoding amino acid ABC transporter ATP-binding protein — protein sequence MTPSDAAPPTSNITVRRGDPLVVLSDVQKHYGDFQALTDIDLTVNRGEVVVVIGPSGSGKSTLCRTINRLETITSGTITIDGEKLPSEGKQLAALRADVGMVFQSFNLFSHLTILENVTLGPIKVKGMKKADAEREAKTLLERVGVAHQANKLPAQLSGGQQQRVAIARALAMTPKVMLFDEPTSALDPEMINEVLDVMTSLAESGMTMIVVTHEMGFARKAADRVVFMADGRIVEEAAPDTFFTSPKSERAKDFLSKLITH from the coding sequence ATGACGCCCTCGGATGCCGCGCCCCCGACTTCGAACATCACCGTGCGTCGGGGCGACCCGCTGGTCGTGCTCAGCGACGTCCAGAAGCACTACGGCGACTTCCAAGCCCTCACCGACATCGACCTCACCGTCAACCGCGGCGAGGTCGTGGTGGTCATCGGGCCGTCCGGTTCCGGCAAATCGACGCTGTGCCGGACGATCAACCGCCTCGAGACGATCACGAGCGGCACCATCACGATCGACGGCGAGAAGCTGCCGAGTGAGGGCAAGCAGCTTGCGGCGCTGCGAGCCGACGTCGGCATGGTCTTCCAGTCGTTCAACCTCTTCTCTCACCTCACGATCCTCGAGAACGTCACACTGGGGCCGATCAAGGTCAAGGGCATGAAGAAGGCGGACGCCGAGCGCGAGGCCAAGACGCTGCTCGAGCGTGTCGGGGTGGCCCATCAGGCGAACAAGCTCCCCGCCCAGCTCTCCGGCGGCCAGCAGCAGCGCGTCGCGATCGCCCGTGCCCTCGCGATGACACCGAAGGTCATGCTCTTCGACGAGCCCACAAGCGCGCTGGACCCCGAGATGATCAACGAGGTCCTCGACGTCATGACCTCGCTCGCCGAGTCCGGCATGACCATGATCGTCGTGACCCACGAGATGGGCTTCGCGCGCAAGGCCGCCGATCGCGTCGTCTTCATGGCCGATGGGCGCATCGTCGAAGAGGCAGCGCCCGACACGTTCTTCACGTCGCCCAAGAGCGAGAGAGCGAAGGACTTCCTCTCCAAGCTCATCACCCATTGA
- the hisB gene encoding imidazoleglycerol-phosphate dehydratase HisB, with the protein MTAQPASHRTAELSRATSESQIELSLDLDGTGKSSISTSVPFFDHLLTAFAKHSLTDLTVRATGDTHIDAHHTVEDVSIVLGQAIRAALGDKSGIARYGDALVPLDEALAQAVVDISGRPYLVHDGEPEGYALHLIGGHFTGSLVRHAFEAIAYNAALTVHVRVLGGRDPHHIAEAEFKAFARAFRQAKALDPLVDGIPSTKGAL; encoded by the coding sequence ATGACTGCGCAGCCCGCATCGCACCGCACCGCCGAGCTCAGCCGGGCCACGAGCGAGTCGCAGATCGAGCTCTCGCTCGACCTCGACGGCACGGGCAAGAGCTCGATCTCGACGAGCGTTCCGTTCTTCGACCACCTGTTGACGGCATTCGCCAAGCACTCCCTCACCGACCTGACGGTGCGGGCCACGGGCGACACCCACATCGACGCGCACCACACGGTGGAAGATGTCTCGATCGTTCTCGGTCAGGCCATCCGCGCCGCACTGGGGGACAAGAGCGGCATCGCGCGCTACGGCGACGCGCTCGTGCCCCTCGACGAGGCGCTCGCACAGGCGGTCGTCGACATCAGCGGTCGTCCCTACCTCGTCCACGACGGTGAGCCCGAAGGGTACGCCCTCCACCTGATCGGCGGTCACTTCACCGGCTCCCTCGTGCGGCACGCGTTCGAGGCCATCGCCTACAACGCCGCCCTCACGGTGCACGTCCGCGTGCTCGGCGGTCGCGACCCGCACCACATCGCCGAGGCGGAGTTCAAGGCGTTCGCACGTGCCTTCCGCCAGGCCAAGGCCCTCGACCCGCTCGTCGACGGCATTCCCAGCACAAAGGGTGCGCTATGA
- a CDS encoding histidinol-phosphate transaminase, with protein MTISFDDLPIRDDLRGLKPYGAPQAPLPVALNVNENTHPVPSDVAADILASIGAALEQVNRYPDREFTHLREAFAGYLGGGLTAEQIWAANGSNEVLQHVLQAFAGPGRTAFGFAPTYSMYPLLTRATGASWIAGTRAEDYSLSAASAAEQVRQADPDVIFLCAPNNPTGTPMTLDVIEAVYAASRGIVIVDEAYQEFAPRDTPSAVSLLPGRERLVVSRTMSKAFAFAGARVGYLAADPAVVDALRLVRLPYHLSALTQAAAEAALRHADTMLGMVDEIVAQRDRISRELTAMGYRPHESWTNFVLFGGVADPAAVWQALYERGVLIRDVGIPGHLRVTAGTEAETTAFLAAMASIDSQA; from the coding sequence GTGACGATCAGCTTCGACGATTTGCCGATCCGCGACGACCTGCGCGGGCTCAAGCCCTACGGTGCCCCCCAGGCGCCGCTTCCGGTGGCGTTGAACGTCAACGAGAACACGCATCCCGTCCCGTCAGACGTGGCGGCCGATATCCTCGCCTCGATCGGCGCCGCCCTCGAACAGGTCAACCGCTACCCCGACCGTGAGTTCACACACTTGCGCGAGGCGTTCGCCGGCTATCTCGGCGGCGGCCTCACGGCGGAACAGATCTGGGCGGCGAACGGATCCAACGAGGTTCTGCAGCACGTGCTGCAGGCGTTCGCGGGTCCGGGGCGCACGGCCTTCGGCTTCGCCCCCACGTATTCGATGTATCCGCTGCTCACGCGGGCGACGGGGGCGAGCTGGATCGCCGGCACGCGGGCCGAGGACTACAGTCTGAGCGCCGCATCCGCCGCGGAGCAGGTGCGCCAGGCCGACCCCGACGTGATCTTCCTCTGTGCTCCGAACAATCCCACCGGCACGCCCATGACGCTCGACGTCATCGAGGCGGTGTACGCGGCCAGCCGCGGCATCGTCATCGTGGACGAGGCGTATCAGGAGTTCGCCCCTCGGGACACCCCGTCCGCGGTCTCCCTTCTGCCGGGCCGCGAGCGCCTGGTCGTGTCCCGCACGATGAGCAAGGCGTTCGCCTTCGCCGGTGCGCGGGTGGGCTATCTGGCCGCCGATCCCGCCGTCGTCGACGCTCTCCGCCTGGTGCGGCTGCCCTACCACCTCAGTGCGCTCACCCAGGCGGCGGCCGAGGCGGCACTGCGCCACGCCGACACGATGCTCGGCATGGTCGACGAGATCGTCGCCCAGCGCGACCGCATCAGCCGCGAGCTGACGGCGATGGGGTACCGCCCGCACGAGTCCTGGACCAACTTCGTCCTGTTCGGCGGCGTCGCCGACCCCGCGGCGGTGTGGCAGGCGCTCTACGAGCGCGGCGTGCTCATCCGCGACGTCGGCATCCCCGGTCACCTGCGCGTCACCGCCGGTACCGAGGCCGAGACGACGGCGTTCTTGGCGGCCATGGCGTCGATAGACTCGCAGGCATGA
- the rpmI gene encoding 50S ribosomal protein L35: MPKQKTHSGAKKRFKLTGSGKLMKQQANMRHNLEGKSSRRTRRLNQEQVLAPGDAKQAKKLLGL, translated from the coding sequence ATGCCGAAGCAGAAGACCCACTCGGGTGCCAAGAAGCGCTTCAAGCTGACCGGAAGCGGAAAGCTCATGAAGCAGCAGGCGAACATGCGCCACAACCTCGAGGGCAAGTCGAGCCGTCGCACCCGTCGTCTGAACCAGGAGCAGGTCCTGGCTCCTGGCGACGCCAAGCAGGCCAAGAAGCTCCTCGGTCTCTGA
- the infC gene encoding translation initiation factor IF-3 — MAPSATSEEFRISDPRTNDRIRVPEVRLVGPAGEQVGVVRIEVALRLAQEADLDLVEVAPNSKPPVVKIMDYGKFKYEAAQKAKEARRNQANTVLKEVRFRLKIEAHDYITKLKRAEGFLQAGDKVKAMILFRGREQSRPEQGVRLLRKFAEDVAEFGTVESNPTIDGRNMVMVVAPHKNKSEAKAEQNAQRAANKEAARQARTGDAPEPATADAAE, encoded by the coding sequence GTGGCCCCATCCGCTACGTCAGAGGAGTTCCGCATCAGCGATCCCCGCACCAACGACCGCATCCGCGTTCCCGAGGTCCGCCTCGTCGGACCCGCGGGTGAGCAGGTCGGCGTCGTCCGCATCGAGGTGGCGCTGCGCCTGGCCCAGGAGGCCGACCTCGATCTCGTCGAGGTGGCCCCGAACTCGAAGCCCCCCGTGGTCAAGATCATGGACTACGGCAAGTTCAAGTACGAGGCTGCGCAGAAGGCCAAGGAAGCGCGTCGCAATCAGGCCAACACCGTCCTCAAAGAGGTGCGTTTCCGCCTGAAGATCGAAGCTCACGACTACATCACCAAGCTCAAGCGCGCCGAGGGCTTCTTGCAGGCCGGCGACAAGGTCAAGGCGATGATCCTGTTCCGCGGGCGCGAGCAGTCCCGTCCTGAGCAGGGCGTGCGTCTGCTGCGCAAGTTCGCAGAGGATGTCGCCGAGTTCGGCACCGTGGAGTCCAACCCCACGATCGACGGACGCAACATGGTCATGGTGGTCGCCCCGCACAAGAACAAGTCAGAGGCGAAGGCGGAGCAGAACGCTCAGCGCGCGGCGAACAAGGAAGCCGCCCGTCAGGCACGCACCGGGGATGCCCCGGAGCCTGCCACCGCAGACGCGGCCGAGTAA
- a CDS encoding amino acid ABC transporter permease has product MNVIVDNLDIWGIALRNTLLLFFAGAAIALVLGTLVGAMRVSPVPIARAVGTVYVNIVRNTPLTVIFFFFAFGYPALDLPNPGYTVLAIWALGIYTATYVAEVLRSGINTVPVGQAEAARALGLTFGQVMTLVIMPQAFRSVVPPMMSVLIALLKNTTIAAGFSVAELGVIRANLSERGENALVVLLWVAAIFVVMVLVLSLVQRRLENRWRVAR; this is encoded by the coding sequence ATGAACGTGATCGTCGACAACCTCGACATCTGGGGCATCGCACTGCGCAACACGTTGCTGCTCTTCTTCGCGGGTGCGGCCATCGCGCTCGTGCTGGGCACGCTCGTCGGCGCGATGCGCGTCTCCCCGGTGCCGATCGCCCGCGCCGTCGGCACGGTGTACGTGAACATCGTGCGCAATACTCCGCTCACGGTCATCTTCTTCTTCTTCGCTTTCGGATACCCGGCCCTGGATCTGCCGAATCCGGGCTATACGGTGCTCGCGATCTGGGCGCTCGGCATCTACACCGCCACGTACGTCGCCGAGGTCCTGCGCTCCGGCATCAACACGGTGCCCGTCGGTCAGGCGGAAGCCGCTCGGGCGCTCGGGCTGACGTTCGGGCAGGTGATGACGCTCGTGATCATGCCGCAGGCGTTCCGTTCGGTGGTGCCGCCCATGATGAGCGTGCTCATCGCGCTGCTCAAGAACACGACCATCGCCGCCGGCTTCTCGGTCGCCGAACTCGGCGTCATCCGTGCGAACCTCAGCGAGCGGGGCGAGAACGCGCTCGTGGTGCTGCTGTGGGTCGCGGCCATCTTCGTGGTGATGGTGCTGGTGCTCTCGCTGGTCCAGCGACGACTCGAGAACCGATGGAGGGTGGCGCGATGA
- a CDS encoding SseB family protein, producing MSQDADASCGHDSAGVPWEGRRFQPNTHAGDDGSADAALFAALTAFRAGEGDAVAVVEAYRRARLLIPLIAEKGEEGTAPSGLRVDKTQELSIVTVAGPDGRRVLPVFSSVETMARWDRSARPVPADGVRTALAAAGDDTDLIVIDPGSPTEFVLRRPAVWAIGQGHPWEPSPVSPEVFAGLQESIGGELAVLDLSVAAGDPDARLRGPELIVELLLVDGLDKEQLDAVLARLARRWSLDDRIAVLVDSLTVKLRRSR from the coding sequence ATGTCGCAGGACGCTGACGCGAGCTGCGGACACGACTCCGCGGGGGTCCCCTGGGAGGGGCGCCGTTTCCAGCCGAACACTCACGCGGGTGACGACGGCTCCGCGGATGCGGCGCTGTTCGCTGCGCTGACAGCCTTTCGTGCGGGGGAGGGCGACGCGGTCGCCGTCGTCGAGGCCTATCGTCGTGCGCGCCTGCTGATCCCTCTCATCGCCGAGAAGGGGGAGGAGGGCACCGCTCCGAGCGGGCTTCGCGTCGACAAGACGCAGGAGCTGTCGATCGTCACGGTCGCCGGACCCGACGGACGCCGCGTCCTACCGGTGTTCAGCTCCGTCGAGACCATGGCCCGGTGGGATCGATCCGCCAGGCCCGTCCCCGCCGACGGTGTCCGCACCGCCCTTGCTGCCGCGGGGGACGACACGGATCTGATCGTCATCGATCCAGGCTCGCCGACGGAGTTCGTGCTGCGCAGGCCGGCTGTGTGGGCGATCGGCCAGGGACACCCGTGGGAGCCCAGCCCCGTGTCGCCCGAGGTCTTCGCCGGGCTGCAGGAGAGCATCGGCGGTGAACTCGCCGTGCTCGACCTGTCGGTCGCCGCGGGCGACCCGGACGCGCGTCTGCGGGGGCCTGAGCTGATCGTCGAACTGCTCTTGGTCGATGGTCTCGACAAGGAGCAGCTCGACGCGGTCCTGGCCCGCCTGGCCCGCCGCTGGTCACTCGATGACCGCATCGCGGTGCTCGTCGACTCGTTGACGGTCAAGCTCCGCCGGTCGCGCTGA